TGCTACATCTTCATTGGCGTGCCTTAACTATATAGGGCAAGGCGGGAGAATAGGGAACTCGTCATGATGGGCAATCTGAGTCCAGCGTTCAAAGATCATGACCTGTTGCTGCGTGAGGCACCTAAGTTCCGGTCTGATCCTTCCCTTGTGCTGATCTTTGAGAAGTTCCCAAACAGGAATGACCCGTTATGCCTTGACCCCTTGGTCATAGTTCGGCGCTTCCTTCTTGACGTTGGTGGGAGACTGCAGGCAGGGACGTTAGGAGAGTTGGCAATCTTGATGACGATGGAAGCATCCGCAAACAACGTGAAGGTTTCATACGTTTGAATTTTGGCAAACAGACCGCCCAACGAGGCGCTGCACCTGACCGCTATTCCGCTGCGCTCCATAGCGGCAGGTGAGCTTTGTCGTTGGGCAACAAGAAAAAGGAGGAACCGCAATGATCAAGAAGCAAGTGTTCACTATTGCTATAGCCATGATGATGGTATTCCTTATCCTTGGCAGCGATAAGACTATGGCACAAAAGGTTGAGGCATCTGCGAAAACTTCAGAGAAAGCAACCAAAGCTAATTCAGCAGTTCTTACAGCGGGCGGAACCGCATATGTGCGAGTCAAGCAGTATTTCACATTGTCTGGTGAACCGACCGTGAGAGACTCTCTTGGAGGGATCGGGTATGTGCTAAAGAATTTGAATCCAGCGGGTGCTGTAGCAATTATCGCAAAGCCGACAGAAAACGACGCCACCTTTTCCTTTGGCGATGCAGTAACGCTAATTGAGAAGAAGGACGGTCTTCCCACTATGTGGCTTGTGGCCAAAGCTCAGACAAAGGTTTGGATACCTGCTTATGTCCTCACAGCTAACAAGGCAGAGATTGATTTTTTGAAGGAGAATAACAGGATTCCAGAAACAATGTCTTACATCTATGATGACGAAGGGCGGAAAGTGTGGGGTGTTTTCATTGGTGGGTTCGGCAACAGCTTTGTCGTAGATTCTTACGGCATGGTGTTAATGGCTTACGCAGAAGGCACAAGTCCCTTCGCTATCAAAGGCAATGCAGTTGTATTTGATGAGTCGGTGATGAAAAAGACATGGGAAAAGCCTCCTGTATTTAATAGCGCAAAAAAGGCATTTAAGCTAACTCCATCCTGTTTGTATTATTGCGTTTCTGAAGGTGACAAGTCAGCTTTTGAGTGTATAGACTTGGTCGAACTTAAGATCTCTAAGTAATATCAATAATGGCCTTGAGAAATTAAAGGGGACGGAAATTAGGGGTGGTTATGGCATATAGGCTCCAGCCAGATGTGAGCCAGCCTGGTAGGGTGGACAGTGTCCACCCTTGTACAAAACTAACGCCAAACAAATAGGAGAAAAGTAATGAATCAAGTAGTTAAAGAAACCAAGTTCATCGTGTTGCCAAAGAACCAATTTTGGACAAATTCCGCCCACACCTTTTGCCCACCCGGCAGATGTTGTCTATAAGGGGGTAGCCGTAAGTCTTTGTCAGTAAAGGTTCGGCGCGTGGTTCAGCCTGGTTAGAGCGCGGCGTTCGGGACGCTGACTTCAACCCTTTTTAGAATCGTTTCCCGGCGTCTGAAAAAACTAGTAACCATATTCCCCCTCTTCCTCCAAGATGACTTCCTTTCTGTATCGCGAAACAATGCCGCTCCTGGTCACAATGCCTACAAGTTTCTTCGGGTCTTCCTCGCTTACCACAGGCAGGCAATTGGCATCCAGCATTCCGAACTCCGCGAATACGAAAAACAAATTGATCGGCTCATCTATAAACTCTACGGCCTTACGCCGGAGGAGATTAAACTTGTTGAAAGCTTCTCTAATTCCTGACCATGAAAAAAAATTTAGCGAAAAGCGAAAGACATTTAAAAACACTTACGACACGAGAGGCGTCAGAAAGCACCCACCTTTTGCCCGCCTGGGGTTTGTTGTTAGTATGTTCAATTCTCTGCTAAAAGGCAGTAAAGTGGAGTCCAAATGCGTTTATTGTGGGAGCACGGAAACTCACTATGCGTTGCGAGGAATGATTACGGTTCCTGCTCCCAGTGAAAAATGTACCTCACTACCCTCAGTCAGCCACTCCTTTGAAAAGGTAGTAAGCTTGATGTTGTCATACTGCAGGACATATTGATAAGTAGCCCCTATATATGCCCTTTTACGAATCCTCCCCTTATATTTTCCATCCTTGCCAAGCTGGATAGAGTCGGGGCGAAAAAGGAGCAAGACCTTGCCTCTTGTTAACCCTTTTGTATTACACCTTAATTGACCAAAGGGTGTGTCTACTAAATCCTTGTTAACGGCCTCAGCCTCGAGAATATTAGAGTCTCCAACAAACCTTGCTACAAATTCTGTGGAGGGATGCGAATATATCTCCTCAGGAGAGCCTATCTGCTCTATCCTACCATGGTTCATCACGGCAACCTTACTGGCTAGAATAAAGGCCTCTTGCTGATCATGGGTAACATAAAGTGTGGTTATCTTTAGTTCTTCCTGTAATCGTGGTATCTCTACCCTTAATTCTTCCCGCAGGTGTACATCCAGATTAGAAAGTGGCTCATCCATAAGCAGCATTCTGGGCTCAGGGGCAATAGCCCTACCTATCGCCACTAACTGCTGCTGACCACCAGAAAGACTGGAAGGATAGGTACCTCCATATTTTTCTAATTTTAACTTATTGATTACATCCTCAACTCTTTTCTTCCTGGCAAGCCTACGAATACCGACCGCCTTGAGACCAAACTCTATATTCGCCTGAACCGTCATATGAGGCCATAGGGCCTGGTCCTGAAACACCATGCCTAGATGTCTAGCCGTCGGCGTCATCTTGTTTCTGCCCTTGGTACTGGCCAGTCTGCCATCAATCCAAATCTCTCCTTCGTCAGGTGTTTCCAATCCCGCTATCATCCGCAAAGTGGTAGTCTTGCCACAACCTGTTGGACCCAAGAGTGCCAATGTTTCACCTTCCTCAATACTAAAGGTTATTTTGCTAACTATGGGCACTCCTTTAAATCTCTTGGAAACTCCCTTTAAAACCAGCATAGCCGTGTTCTAACCAGATGAATAATGCCTAAGAACATCCCTACCGGCACAAGCACTATAACTACCAACAATACGGAGACGGCAGCTACGACATTTGTTGGGCTGTTTGCCATTACAGTAAACAATGCTATGGGAAGTGTCTCCTGACCAGGTGGATATACCAGAATGGTCGTCCCAATCTCTCCTACACAAAAGATAAAAGAGAGAAGCCAGGTAATCATAATGCCACTCCCTACAAGGGGTATAAGTATCTTTCCCTTAAGTCTCCACCAGCCTGCCCCCGCGACCTCAGCGGCATCTACCAAATTATTAGGGACCTGTCTGTAAGAATCTGCCATGGTACGCGCCGCAATAGGG
This genomic stretch from Candidatus Bathyanammoxibius amoris harbors:
- a CDS encoding ABC transporter ATP-binding protein: MLVLKGVSKRFKGVPIVSKITFSIEEGETLALLGPTGCGKTTTLRMIAGLETPDEGEIWIDGRLASTKGRNKMTPTARHLGMVFQDQALWPHMTVQANIEFGLKAVGIRRLARKKRVEDVINKLKLEKYGGTYPSSLSGGQQQLVAIGRAIAPEPRMLLMDEPLSNLDVHLREELRVEIPRLQEELKITTLYVTHDQQEAFILASKVAVMNHGRIEQIGSPEEIYSHPSTEFVARFVGDSNILEAEAVNKDLVDTPFGQLRCNTKGLTRGKVLLLFRPDSIQLGKDGKYKGRIRKRAYIGATYQYVLQYDNIKLTTFSKEWLTEGSEVHFSLGAGTVIIPRNA